A region from the Musa acuminata AAA Group cultivar baxijiao chromosome BXJ1-10, Cavendish_Baxijiao_AAA, whole genome shotgun sequence genome encodes:
- the LOC135595034 gene encoding transcription factor MYB93-like → MGRPPCCDESGIKKGPWTPEEDQKLIQYIQKNGHGSWRALPKLAGLNRCGKSCRLRWTNYLRPDIKRGKFSPEEEQTILHLHSILGNKWSAIATHLPGRTDNEIKNFWNTHLKKKLIRIGVDPMTHHPRMDLLATLTQLLCLADLTGIMELRAWDDHAARFLQSLLQSPATINMSSFSSIIPEMKPVSSMNTQAPDTTTSVPSPGLFPAAISNAEFYGVPEMSFGFHQQPLGNYIKQDSTCNDELEATMSTPSALLRDADRSLGNGDNCIISSNAGCVLPPSFWSGFFDDPLVRGPI, encoded by the exons ATGGGAAGACCCCCATGTTGTGATGAGAGTGGCATCAAGAAGGGTCCTTGGACCCCTGAAGAGGACCAGAAGCTCATCCAATACATCCAGAAGAATGGCCATGGAAGCTGGAGAGCCCTTCCTAAACTTGCtg GGCTCAACAGATGTGGTAAGAGTTGCAGGCTAAGATGGACAAACTATTTGAGGCCAGACATAAAGAGAGGGAAGTTCTCACCAGAGGAAGAGCAAACCATTCTTCATCTCCACTCCATCCTGGGAAACAA GTGGTCAGCCATTGCAACCCACCTCCCGGGTCGGACCgataacgagatcaagaacttctGGAACACCCACCTGAAGAAGAAGCTTATCCGTATCGGCGTCGACCCAATGACGCATCACCCGAGGATGGATCTTCTGGCCACCTTGACTCAACTTCTGTGCCTTGCAGACCTCACAGGGATCATGGAACTCCGTGCATGGGATGATCATGCAGCCAGGTTTCTGCAGTCTCTTCTCCAGTCTCCAGCAACAATTAATATGAGCAGCTTCAGTAGCATCATTCCTGAGATGAAGCCCGTGAGTTCAATGAACACGCAAGCCCCAGATACTACTACTTCAGTTCCATCTCCTGGCCTTTTTCCAGCAGCTATATCCAATGCTGAATTCTATGGTGTGCCAGAGATGTCATTCGGGTTTCATCAGCAGCCTCTTGGGAACTATATAAAACAGGATTCGACTTGCAACGATGAACTAGAAGCAACCATGTCTACACCATCAGCTCTTCTCAGGGATGCCGATCGATCATTGGGCAATGGAGACAATTGCATCATTTCCAGTAATGCCGGATGCGTGCTTCCTCCATCTTTCTGGTCTGGGTTCTTTGACGACCCCCTTGTGCGCGGACCTATATGA